The Mangrovivirga cuniculi genomic sequence CATGTTTAAATCAAGTAATTTTTGGTATTTAATAGCCCTGAAAGGCCCCAGATCAGTAAAATGTTCATCGTAAAACCATCTGATCATCCTGGTTGCCAGCCAGTTTCCAAATATTTGCTGTGGAGTCATGGATCCCTTTTCCCTGTTACCCAGGGCTCTTGATCCAATCACCATATCATATCCATTCTCAGTAATGGGTTCAATTAGCTTGTAAGTTTCTTCCGGATAATCAGAATAATCAGCATCAAGAAAAACAACTATATCTGTATTATCACAAGTTTTAAGGTAATCAATACCTTTTAAACATGCTCTTCCATATCCTTTTTCAGGTTGGTCGAGCACAGTAGCACCTGCTTTTGATGCCTCTTTCGAAGTTTGATCTACAGATCCATTATTTACCACTATCACCTCTTTAACGATGTCCATGGGTATTTCATTTACGACCTTCCCCACGGCATTTTCTTCATTAAAGGCAGGTATTATTATCCTTATATCCGGCTTTCTTTTCATAAGAGGTTAAAAAATGGCAAAATTACGATCCAACATCAGTCATAACAAGGTCTGGAGCAATTCATTTAGGCCGAAACAGTGTTTTCATTACCAGTCAGAACTTTGTCTCCAAATCTTCCTTTGCCATCTTTAACTTCAAGGTTTAGTACTCCTCTTGGGCAAACCGAAGAACATACACCGCAACCAACACAGGAAGACCTGATAATATTCTGACCTCTTTGTGCATACCATCTTACATCAATACCCATTTCACAATAAGTGGAGCAGTTACCGCATGATATGCATTGCCCTCCATTTGTCGTTATTCGGAATCTTGATTTAAATCGTTGAACGAGTCCCAGGTAAGCAGCTAATGGACACCCGAAGCGGCACCAGACCCTATTACCCATAAACGGATAAAAACCGGTTCCGATCGCCCCGGAAAATATAAATCCGATACCAAACCCGTACCAGCTTCTTATATCGTAACTGCTGATGCCAATAATATTTGCTTTTCCCGTGAAATATGTATAGAGAACTGCTCCGGTCATAACCACGGAGAATACTAATACAGAATGAACCAGCACTCTTTCTATTTTCCATGATTTTAATGACTTATCACTCAGGTGTCTGTATGGATCACCGAGAGTTTCTGCTAATCCTCCGCATCCGCAGACCCAGCTACAGTACCATCTTTTACCATAAAAATAAGTAAGAAGGGGTACGCCTATTATAATCAGGATTATGCCCCAGACCATCATCCAAATACCTATCGTTCCGGATTCTATATATTCATTTATTCTGTATTCAAAGAAGAATGTGTAATCCAACGGCCAGATATTTTTAAGATCTACTGAAGGAAGATTAAGAATGTAGAGTATTTCAGGAATAATAAATGCAAAGCTGACCTGAAAGAACATTACGGATGCCGTCCTTAATAACTGATAATTACTATGACGGTATTTTTTAAACATTCTGATACCCATGATCAAAATTGCCATGGTATAGAAAAACCCATACATAAACCATTGACTTGCGGTTTCGCCTTTGATCAGCATTGTAACTGGATCAAAAAGCATTATCCATTCGATAATGTAGGCGGGAAGTTTGTATAAGAAGATATAGAAAAGAATCAGGAAGATCCCCAGGGCTATTCCAATGACACCCCGATTGGTCATTGACCTGAACATAAGGTGGTCATTTTTTATTCCTGCGGGCTGATTTTTCCATTTCTGACTGATATACATTAAAGAACCAATAATACCTAAGCTAAGAATGGCTAACAGCCATAGAAGAGTATTAGATTTGACAGGCCCTGAAAGTGAAGCTCTTGTCAATGATAAGGTGTAGTCTGTGTAAATTACTTTATCCCATTCTCCCTTATCTTTAAATTGCTGGTTTACCGATTCCTTAACTGAGTTTACTTCGGAAATAAACTCTAATTTACCGAGTTGCCTGCCATAGATTTTTTCAAGTCCGGGATACAGACTTTCTAAATGGGATGATTCATCTATTGTATTTTTGGTGATTTCACTGGTCAGCGTAAATGATGATGAGAACAATAAGCTAATGAATATTGCCAGAGAAGAACAAAATGCTATTATACCGATTTTCTGAATAGTATTCATATTATGCAAAATCTTTTTATACCAGGGTTTTTGCTGGCTTTTCATTTCAATTTCAGGATAGGTGGTCTTAAACTCTGAGATTATTTCATCTTCATAACTTTTAAAAAACTCCGGATCAAAAGTAGCTTCTTTCAATTCAGACATAACATCACCAACCGAAGCTTTCATTTTGATCTTTTTATCAAAAAACTCATGCCTCAACCTGATGCCAAAATTATTTATCCCGATAAACCTTTCTGTGTTTTTATCAAATGCGATATGTACGGCGACGTTGTTTTTGGGATGCTTCCAGTAAAATCTGTTTTCATTTTCCTGCTTTTCAGAATTAACCATTCCGTAGGTTTGATATTCTATGTCAAAGAATTTAGCCGAGTTAAACCAGGGGCCGGGATTATAATCTATGTTTTTTCCGGTTAGGATTTGAGCCAGCGTTTCCCCCATAATTCTACCCGTATACCATACTTGTTCTATGTTTCTACGGCCTTCTGGTGGATTTTTATGTTGAACACAATCTCCTATTGCATAAATATCATCAACTGATGTCCTGAACTTTTCATCGATAAGCACACCTTTATCAGTTTCAATATTTGAATCTTTTAAAAATTCAATATTTGGAGATACACCGGCAGTGATGCCAACGAAGTCAGCCTCAAATTCTTCTCCTTTTTTTGTCAGTACACTGCTAACTCTTTTGCCATTCTTACTTTTACACTCACAGGCTTCGGTATTAAACCTCAGGTCAACATGGTGTTTTCTCATATGATCAGCGATCATTTGAGCTTCTTCTTCAGGAAGTACATTTCCCCAGAAATGACTTTCACGAACCAGGAATGTTACTTTTATATCTCTGGTTCTAAGCATTTCAGCCATTTCGACACCAATGAGGCCACCTCCGATGATAATCGCCTGTTTAATTCCCTCCGTGTTTTTCTCCATCTTCTGAAGGTCCTGATAGCTGTATAAACCCTGGATACCTTCATAACCTTCTCCCGGCCATCCGAAAAAATTAGGCCTTGATCCGGTGGCAATAACCAGCTTATCATAGCTGATCTGTTCCCCAGATTCTAATTTTAGTGATTTGTTATCAGTGTTAACCTTTTTTACATGATCATACACCAGATCAATATTATTTTCAGACCAGAAAAAATCTTCATATGGCTTGGTGTGCTTATATTCCATATGTCCCATATAGATATACATCAAAGCAGTTCTGGAGAAGAAATGTTTAGTTTCTGATGAGATTATTATTAATTGATCCCGGTATCCCAATTTTCTCATGAACCTTGCAAAGGTCACACCTGAGATACCATTTCCTATGATCACGATCTTTTCCATTAATGGCAGTTATTCAATTTCAATTTCCCCAATTTATATAAAAGTAGTGGTGTTTCTGAACCTTTAATCATGTCAATTGTCCCTACGGAGACAAAAAATTTATATCGGGCGGTATATATTTATTTTTAACACTAAAACACTAAATTTTTTTATTATGAAATATCCACTGGTATTAATTTTTTTCTGTCAATCAATACGCTGTTTGCCAATAATGAATACTATACATTTATTGACAAAGCAGATGAGTTTTTGAAAAAGCATGTTAAAAACGGCAAGGTTGCTTATCCGGAAATTAAGAAGAATCCCACGGAAATAAATAACCTGTATAACATGCTTTCTACTGTTAAAGTGGCTGGAAAAAGTAAAAATGAATTAACAGCATTTTACATTAATGCGTACAATATCATTGTAATTCATCAAATCGTTAAATACTATCCACTTAAGTCTGCGATAAATAAAAACGGCTTTTTTAATATGATCAAGCATGATGTGGCTGGTGAAAAACTCACACTAGATAAGATAGAGAAAGGGAAAGTCATATTTAAATATGGTGACCCAAGAGTTCATTTTGCTTTCAGCTGTGCAGCGAATAGTTGCCCCGAACTAGCCAATTTTGCATACAGGCCATCCCAACTTGATCAGCAATTAGATATTCGAACAAAAAAAGCACTAGATGATCCGGGTTTTATACGAATTAATACCTCAAACAATAAAATAGAGTTGAATCAAATATTTGAATGGTATAAAAAGGATTTTACATCTGCTGATAAAGACCTGATCAGCTGGATCAATAAATATAAAACCAAGGATATCCCAAATTCGTATACAATAACATATTATAAATACGATTGGGGATTAAACATCCTCTATTGAATTTAAATAAATTGGTTGTTGATTAAGAGGCTGTTTTTACACAGCCTCTTTTTATATTTTACAGGAAGTAATTATTCAAAATATTCGTTGCCATTCGGATCGATAAACCCTCTGACTCCTTTCACTCTCACTTCGATCAGGCCATTATTCATATTACTTAATGGAGTTCCAATACGGTCATATTTTATATCGGTCACTTGCTTATTATCGACAGATACAAGCCCGTATTTACCGTTCTTATACACTTTAATAAGTCCGTTTCCGAAAAACTCACTCATTTTATCGTAATAGAATGGCACAATTGTTTTTCCATCAGTATTGATAACACCGGCCTGCCCCTTGTCTCCAACAACTGCATAACCATTTACAAAAGGACCTCCGAAATCGTATTTGGGTTTGATTATTTCCTTTCCGTTTTTATCAATAAAACCAATTTTGCCATCCTGGTTGACCATAGCATAACCACCGGAAAACTTTACAACAGGCAGGTCATATTCAAATTCGGTTATTCGGTTCCCTTTTTTATCTATATATCCCCATCTCTCATTTAATCTTACCGCAGCCCGGCCTTCGGAAAAATGGTCAACATCTTCATATTTGAAAGGGATGATGATCATTCCCTGCTGGTTGACAAAACCCCATTTGTCATTGAGTTTTACTGCTCCCATGCCTTCTGTAAACCAGAGTGCATCTTCATATGCAAAAGGAACAACAACTTTACCTTTTCTATCAATGTAGCCCCATTTGTTTCGTTTCTTAACGCAGATGATAGGAGCTACTTCAGTGAAAATTCTTGCGAAAGGAACACTTTGATATTGTGCCTTGATTACTTCCCGACCACTTTCATTAATAAAGCCCCACAAACCGTCTTTAAAAACAGGAGCGAGGTCACCATTCCAGCCGGAAATTTTATCATACTCACCAAATTTAACGACTTCTTTGCCTTTCATATTGATCATGCCTAAGTCGTTTCCTTTAAGTACCTTGGCAAGACCATTCTCGAAGTCTTCTATTAGTTTTGAATATTGAAAAGGGATAACAAGCTTTCCTGTTTCATCAATAAATCCAACCCTTCCATTCATCTCCACTGCAGCTAAGCCCTCTGAAAAGGGTTAGCATTGTCATATTTAAAATCGATGATTACTTTTTTAGCTTTGTTGACATATCCCCACTTATCTCCTTTGCGAAAAGGAATCAGGTTTTGCGCAAAAGATACATTCACACTTAAAATTAGTGCTAGAATGAAGTAAAAAGATCTCATATTAGTTAGGTTAAAATCGAAAAAATGTCTTCCAATATAAAAAATGATTTTATAAAAATAATAATTTCAACTGTTTAAATATTACAGGGTTTTTATCGTTTCCAGAAATTGTGACATTTGCGAAAACGTTTTTTTCCCTAACCTATAGATCAGTTTTTTGTCGTTTTCTGTCACTGATACTATTTCCGGGATGTTTTCCGGGATGTTGTGTTTATTAAATGCATGCTCAACCCATTTTACCAAATGTGGAGATCCTTCTATTTTATATTTTCTGGAAAAATTATTTTTTCGAATAAATCTCCCCTGGTCCAAATCGAATTCAAATCCTTTTCCGGCAAAAAGATCATTGATCGAACCATCCATTATCAGTTCTTCCGGAAGTTTATCTACCAGCTCGCCTCTTTCATTAAGTAACCAAAACCGATGACATTTTTGAATTGCCAGGTCGAGGTCATGAGTTGCTGTGATCACCGTTTTATTTTCTTTTCTCACCAGGTCTGAGACCAAGCCAAAAATCTCCATTTTGCTGGGTTGATCCAGAAAGGAAGTTGGCTCATCCAAAAACAGGATTTTGCTTTCTTGGGCCAGAACTCTGGCTATCCATGCTTTTTGAAGTTGTCCATCGCTCAGCTCGCTTAACAGGGATTTTCTTTTTTATAAATTCCGGTTGCTTCAAGGGCATTGCTGACTTTTTTCAGATCTTCTTTAGTTAACCTGCCATGCCACGGTGTAAAAGGGTATCGTCCGAGCATGACCAGGTCTTCTACAGTCATGTTGGCTATTACTTCTCTTCGTGTCAGAACAATCCCTGTAAACTGGGCCTTATCTTTATCGTCTAAATGGTCCGAATCCTTTCCATTGATAGATATACTTCCGTCTAATTTGGGCTGTAAAAGACTTAAGGTTTTTAAGAGAGTTGATTTACCACTTCCGTTTTGGCCTACCAGAGCGATATTCTCACCCCAGTTAACTTTAGCAGATAGATTGGTAGCCACCGGTTCATTTTTTGAGTAACCTATAGACAAGGAGTCAAATTCAAGGGCGATATCGTTAAATTTGTTTATCAATTAAAAGTACCGCTTAGTTTTTTTCTAAGTAAATAAATAATGACCCACGGTGCACCGAAAAGAGCAGTGACAGTGTTTATCGGTAGCACAAAGTCCATCCCCGGTACTTGTGCGATAATATCACAAAATAGCAGAATTGCTCCACCTGTAATTGCCGTACCGGGAATCAGCCATGCAGGATGAAAAGTCTTTAAAAATTGCCTGCTTAAGTGAGGAACTGCCAAACCAATAAATCCAATCGGCCCGCAATATGCTGTGATCATTCCCGCCAGTACTCCTGAGGTAAGCAATATTAAAATTCTTACCGTCTGAACTTTTACTCCCATTGATAATGCGTATGACTCTCCAAGGTTAAGAGCGTTTAGTGGTTTTATAATTACTATTAATACAGTAACACAAACCAATAATGCGATAACAAGGCCTGAAATTTCCCACCAGCTCAATGCACCCAGGCTTCCCATGGTCCATAATAAATATCGCTGGATATCTTGTGACTGACTGAAATACTGAATCAGGCTGATCACCGCACTGACTGCCGATGAGATCATGAGCCCGACAATGAGTAGCGTGGTATAATCTTTATTGATCGACTGAATTAAAAGCAATAGCAACAAAACAGCCATAGCCCCAATTATAGCAGCAAAACTGACCATGGTTGACTGATGA encodes the following:
- a CDS encoding ATP-binding cassette domain-containing protein, translating into MINKFNDIALEFDSLSIGYSKNEPVATNLSAKVNWGENIALVGQNGSGKSTLLKTLSLLQPKLDGSISINGKDSDHLDDKDKAQFTGIVLTRREVIANMTVEDLVMLGRYPFTPWHGRLTKEDLKKVSNALEATGIYKKENPC
- a CDS encoding FAD-dependent oxidoreductase; this encodes MEKIVIIGNGISGVTFARFMRKLGYRDQLIIISSETKHFFSRTALMYIYMGHMEYKHTKPYEDFFWSENNIDLVYDHVKKVNTDNKSLKLESGEQISYDKLVIATGSRPNFFGWPGEGYEGIQGLYSYQDLQKMEKNTEGIKQAIIIGGGLIGVEMAEMLRTRDIKVTFLVRESHFWGNVLPEEEAQMIADHMRKHHVDLRFNTEACECKSKNGKRVSSVLTKKGEEFEADFVGITAGVSPNIEFLKDSNIETDKGVLIDEKFRTSVDDIYAIGDCVQHKNPPEGRRNIEQVWYTGRIMGETLAQILTGKNIDYNPGPWFNSAKFFDIEYQTYGMVNSEKQENENRFYWKHPKNNVAVHIAFDKNTERFIGINNFGIRLRHEFFDKKIKMKASVGDVMSELKEATFDPEFFKSYEDEIISEFKTTYPEIEMKSQQKPWYKKILHNMNTIQKIGIIAFCSSLAIFISLLFSSSFTLTSEITKNTIDESSHLESLYPGLEKIYGRQLGKLEFISEVNSVKESVNQQFKDKGEWDKVIYTDYTLSLTRASLSGPVKSNTLLWLLAILSLGIIGSLMYISQKWKNQPAGIKNDHLMFRSMTNRGVIGIALGIFLILFYIFLYKLPAYIIEWIMLFDPVTMLIKGETASQWFMYGFFYTMAILIMGIRMFKKYRHSNYQLLRTASVMFFQVSFAFIIPEILYILNLPSVDLKNIWPLDYTFFFEYRINEYIESGTIGIWMMVWGIILIIIGVPLLTYFYGKRWYCSWVCGCGGLAETLGDPYRHLSDKSLKSWKIERVLVHSVLVFSVVMTGAVLYTYFTGKANIIGISSYDIRSWYGFGIGFIFSGAIGTGFYPFMGNRVWCRFGCPLAAYLGLVQRFKSRFRITTNGGQCISCGNCSTYCEMGIDVRWYAQRGQNIIRSSCVGCGVCSSVCPRGVLNLEVKDGKGRFGDKVLTGNENTVSA
- a CDS encoding WG repeat-containing protein; translation: MNGRVGFIDETGKLVIPFQYSKLIEDFENGLAKVLKGNDLGMINMKGKEVVKFGEYDKISGWNGDLAPVFKDGLWGFINESGREVIKAQYQSVPFARIFTEVAPIICVKKRNKWGYIDRKGKVVVPFAYEDALWFTEGMGAVKLNDKWGFVNQQGMIIIPFKYEDVDHFSEGRAAVRLNERWGYIDKKGNRITEFEYDLPVVKFSGGYAMVNQDGKIGFIDKNGKEIIKPKYDFGGPFVNGYAVVGDKGQAGVINTDGKTIVPFYYDKMSEFFGNGLIKVYKNGKYGLVSVDNKQVTDIKYDRIGTPLSNMNNGLIEVRVKGVRGFIDPNGNEYFE
- a CDS encoding DUF547 domain-containing protein, with translation MKKHVKNGKVAYPEIKKNPTEINNLYNMLSTVKVAGKSKNELTAFYINAYNIIVIHQIVKYYPLKSAINKNGFFNMIKHDVAGEKLTLDKIEKGKVIFKYGDPRVHFAFSCAANSCPELANFAYRPSQLDQQLDIRTKKALDDPGFIRINTSNNKIELNQIFEWYKKDFTSADKDLISWINKYKTKDIPNSYTITYYKYDWGLNILY
- a CDS encoding WG repeat-containing protein is translated as MRSFYFILALILSVNVSFAQNLIPFRKGDKWGYVNKAKKVIIDFKYDNANPFQRA
- a CDS encoding glycosyltransferase family 2 protein, producing the protein MKRKPDIRIIIPAFNEENAVGKVVNEIPMDIVKEVIVVNNGSVDQTSKEASKAGATVLDQPEKGYGRACLKGIDYLKTCDNTDIVVFLDADYSDYPEETYKLIEPITENGYDMVIGSRALGNREKGSMTPQQIFGNWLATRMIRWFYDEHFTDLGPFRAIKYQKLLDLNMQDKTYGWTVEMQVKAAKNKMRSTEVPVKYRQRIGVSKVSGTVKGTVMAGYKIITTILRYAD
- a CDS encoding iron ABC transporter permease codes for the protein MSKTTILIFLVIILFAGFILSLCLGSVLLSPSQIIDALFSGKSSIYSDIIIEYRLPKAITAVIAGMALSISGLLMQNFFRNPLAGPFVLGVSSGAGLFVAILIMTGWYAGLSLGSIDIHQSTMVSFAAIIGAMAVLLLLLLIQSINKDYTTLLIVGLMISSAVSAVISLIQYFSQSQDIQRYLLWTMGSLGALSWWEISGLVIALLVCVTVLIVIIKPLNALNLGESYALSMGVKVQTVRILILLTSGVLAGMITAYCGPIGFIGLAVPHLSRQFLKTFHPAWLIPGTAITGGAILLFCDIIAQVPGMDFVLPINTVTALFGAPWVIIYLLRKKLSGTFN